From Streptomonospora salina, the proteins below share one genomic window:
- a CDS encoding DUF3152 domain-containing protein, giving the protein MSPSSGNSDRSLRESRSRRRTGLALLLGLVVLAAGTGLLVVDRQAPQVLTGDDAGSATGGAQSGGSGSGSASATATAPQPSGDGDAPDSGGTGGGSGGGDASTATPAEERTGGQPEEEGTDTPAPQDRPSDEELPAVMGSVEDEVDEAGGELEVVPGESDPAGEGPRTRYTVEVEEGLPGDAADFAAAVEQILADERGWRGEDGISMQRVDGEHPDFRVALAAPETVDRMCAPLQTMGRVSCTTNDRAIINQNRWVSGVEHFDGDLRTYRIYVINHEVGHALGRGHVSCPGPGEPAPVMQQQTFGLQGCEPNGWVQ; this is encoded by the coding sequence TTGTCCCCGTCCTCTGGGAACTCCGACCGCAGCCTCCGCGAATCGCGTAGCCGGCGGCGCACCGGACTCGCGCTGCTGCTCGGCCTGGTCGTGCTCGCCGCCGGAACCGGCCTGCTCGTCGTGGACCGGCAGGCGCCGCAGGTGCTGACGGGAGACGATGCCGGCAGCGCCACCGGCGGCGCGCAATCCGGCGGCTCCGGTTCCGGCTCCGCATCGGCCACCGCCACGGCGCCGCAGCCGTCCGGGGACGGCGACGCGCCGGATTCCGGTGGCACCGGCGGCGGATCCGGCGGCGGCGACGCGTCGACCGCCACGCCGGCCGAGGAGCGGACCGGCGGGCAGCCGGAGGAAGAGGGAACGGATACGCCCGCACCGCAGGACCGCCCCTCCGACGAGGAGCTTCCCGCGGTGATGGGCTCGGTCGAGGACGAAGTCGACGAAGCCGGCGGCGAACTGGAAGTCGTCCCCGGCGAAAGCGACCCCGCCGGCGAGGGGCCGCGGACGCGCTACACCGTCGAGGTCGAGGAGGGCCTGCCCGGCGACGCGGCCGACTTCGCCGCCGCCGTCGAGCAGATCCTGGCCGACGAGCGCGGCTGGCGCGGCGAGGACGGGATCTCGATGCAGCGCGTGGACGGGGAGCACCCCGACTTCCGGGTGGCGCTGGCCGCCCCCGAGACCGTCGACCGGATGTGCGCCCCGCTGCAGACCATGGGCCGTGTCTCCTGCACCACGAACGACCGGGCGATCATCAACCAGAACCGGTGGGTCTCGGGCGTGGAGCACTTCGACGGCGACCTGCGCACCTACCGGATCTACGTGATCAACCACGAGGTCGGCCACGCACTGGGCCGCGGCCACGTCTCCTGCCCCGGGCCGGGTGAACCGGCGCCGGTCATGCAGCAGCAGACCTTCGGCCTGCAGGGCTGCGAGCCCAACGGCTGGGTGCAGTGA
- the cimA gene encoding citramalate synthase — MPDDSFHVFDTTLRDGAQREGVNLTVADKLAIASLLDEFGVRFIEGGWPGANPKDTEFFQRASHELDLEHAQLCAFGATRRAGVQAADDPQVAALRDSGAPVVTLVAKSDIRHVERALRTTGEENLAMIADTVGHLREHGRRVFLDCEHFFDGYLYDPDYAVSVVRAAAEAGVDVVVLCDTNGGMLPADITRIVGEVAAASGARLGIHAQDDTGCAVANTLAAVEAGATHVQCTANGYGERVGNANLFSVVGALALKQGRDVLPEGCLARMTRVSQAVAEIVNISPSTHQPYVGISAFAHKAGLHASAIKVDPDLYQHTDPALVGNDMRMLVSDMAGRASIELKARELGFDLSGDRELLGRLVDRIKELEQSGYSFEAADASLELLLREELDSPVRYFEAESWRVISERRGGDRAGEAVSEATVKLQVKGERVIATAEGNGPVNALDRALRSAMEGVYTALAGLELTDYKVRILEGNSGTGAVTRILVTFGDGRGEWTTVGVGENVIDASWIALKDAMSYGLLRQGYPQD, encoded by the coding sequence ATGCCTGACGACAGTTTCCACGTCTTCGACACGACGCTGCGCGACGGGGCCCAGCGCGAGGGCGTCAACCTGACCGTCGCCGACAAGCTCGCCATCGCCTCGCTGCTCGACGAGTTCGGCGTGCGCTTCATCGAAGGCGGATGGCCGGGGGCGAACCCCAAGGACACCGAGTTCTTCCAGCGGGCTTCACACGAGCTCGACCTGGAGCACGCGCAGCTGTGCGCGTTCGGCGCGACCCGCCGGGCGGGCGTGCAGGCGGCCGACGACCCTCAGGTCGCCGCGCTGCGCGACTCGGGCGCTCCCGTGGTCACCCTGGTCGCCAAAAGCGACATCCGCCACGTGGAGCGCGCGCTGCGCACCACCGGTGAGGAGAACCTCGCGATGATCGCCGACACCGTCGGCCATCTGCGCGAGCACGGAAGGCGCGTCTTCCTCGACTGCGAGCACTTCTTCGACGGCTACCTCTACGACCCCGACTACGCCGTCAGCGTCGTGCGCGCCGCCGCCGAGGCCGGCGTCGACGTCGTCGTGCTCTGCGACACCAACGGCGGGATGCTGCCCGCCGACATCACCCGCATCGTCGGCGAGGTCGCCGCGGCCTCCGGCGCGCGGCTGGGCATCCACGCTCAGGACGACACCGGCTGCGCCGTGGCCAACACGCTGGCCGCCGTCGAAGCCGGCGCCACGCACGTGCAGTGCACCGCCAACGGCTACGGCGAGCGGGTGGGCAACGCCAACCTGTTCTCGGTCGTGGGGGCGCTGGCGCTGAAGCAGGGCCGCGACGTCCTCCCGGAAGGCTGCCTGGCGCGGATGACCCGCGTTTCCCAGGCCGTCGCCGAGATCGTCAACATCTCGCCGTCGACCCACCAGCCCTACGTGGGGATCTCGGCCTTCGCGCACAAGGCCGGGCTGCACGCCTCGGCCATCAAGGTCGACCCCGACCTCTACCAGCACACCGACCCGGCGCTGGTGGGCAACGACATGCGGATGCTGGTCTCGGACATGGCCGGGCGCGCCTCCATCGAGCTCAAGGCCCGGGAACTGGGCTTCGACCTGTCCGGCGACCGCGAACTGCTGGGGCGGCTGGTGGACCGGATCAAGGAGCTGGAGCAGAGCGGCTACAGCTTCGAGGCGGCCGACGCGTCCCTGGAGCTGCTGCTGCGCGAGGAGCTGGACAGCCCGGTGCGCTACTTCGAGGCCGAGTCCTGGCGGGTGATCTCTGAGCGCCGCGGCGGCGACCGCGCCGGCGAGGCGGTCAGCGAAGCCACCGTGAAGCTGCAGGTCAAGGGCGAGCGCGTGATCGCCACCGCCGAAGGCAACGGTCCGGTCAACGCGCTGGACCGGGCGCTGCGCAGCGCGATGGAAGGCGTCTACACGGCGCTGGCGGGGTTGGAGCTGACCGATTACAAGGTGCGCATCCTCGAAGGCAACTCCGGTACCGGCGCGGTCACCCGCATCCTGGTGACCTTCGGCGACGGCCGCGGCGAGTGGACCACGGTCGGGGTCGGGGAGAACGTCATCGACGCCTCCTGGATCGCGCTCAAGGACGCGATGTCCTACGGCCTGCTGCGCCAGGGCTACCCGCAGGACTGA